One stretch of Anabrus simplex isolate iqAnaSimp1 chromosome 3, ASM4041472v1, whole genome shotgun sequence DNA includes these proteins:
- the LOC136866692 gene encoding small histidine-alanine-rich protein-like gives MALTPLRGCLLLLVACLLHSQSNAREITSLANRDGIHEVSSDMVAVSSNREEYVEDMVAAASHHHHHEKGGGHKHHEDHHASHGEKGDKGYKKHHHFDEDEHGHHGKEHHSGHYSDHSGHKKKHHDEAGHYGEHHKAEKGHKGAKYGEKGGHKKGHKTHGYHNKFHKDEFHKEHKFYDDYHKGGHHSKYGDHHAHHEKKGGGHKKGGHHKSAYHDDHYGKKGHHDKGHYHDDHKGFKGHHGHEEHHDHHSDYAKKGGHKGGKHFGFSHGHH, from the coding sequence ATGGCTCTCACACCTCTAAGAGGTTGCTTGCTTCTTCTAGTAGCTTGCCTTCTCCACAGTCAGAGCAATGCAAGAGAAATCACATCTCTTGCCAATCGAGATGGTATTCACGAAGTGTCTTCTGATATGGTGGCAGTATCTTCGAACAGGGAGGAATACGTCGAGGATATGGTAGCGGCTGCAAGCCATCATCACCATCACGAGAAAGGTGGTGGCCACAAGCACCATGAAGATCATCACGCCAGCCATGGGGAAAAAGGTGATAAGGGCTACAAAAAGCACCACCACTTCGATGAAGATGAACACGGTCATCATGGGAAAGAGCACCACAGTGGACACTACAGCGACCATAGCGGCCACAAGAAGAAACATCACGATGAGGCTGGACACTATGGTGAACATCACAAGGCTGAGAAGGGTCACAAGGGCGCTAAGTACGGCGAGAAGGGAGGACACAAGAAGGGCCACAAGACTCATGGGTACCACAACAAGTTCCACAAGGACGAATTCCACAAGGAACACAAGTTTTATGACGACTACCACAAGGGAGGACACCACAGCAAGTACGGCGACCACCACGCTCACCATGAGAAGAAAGGAGGCGGCCACAAGAAGGGCGGACACCACAAGTCTGCTTACCATGACGACCACTACGGCAAGAAGGGCCATCACGACAAGGGTCACTACCATGACGACCACAAGGGCTTCAAGGGCCACCACGGCCATGAAGAACACCACGACCACCACTCAGACTACGCTAAGAAGGGCGGCCACAAGGGCGGCAAGCACTTCGGCTTCAGCCACGGGCATCATTAA